ggggggatatggggggatatggtgggatatagggggatatggggtggatatagggggctatggggtggatatatggggcgctatggggcgctatgttGGCAGTGCAGGGTGGGCTGGTGGTCCGTCGCTGCGGCCCCGACGGTCAGTGGGTGACGGACGGGAGCGGGAGAACGTGGAGGGACCATTCGCAGTGCGAGGACACGGAGATGGAGGCGCCGCTGCAGGTGGGGGGGGGTGCAATATATCGCGATATGGCACCATATATCATGATATGGAGTGATATGGTGTGATATGGAGTGATATGGTGTGATATGGCAGAATATATCGCGATATGGCACCATATATATTGATATGGCACGATATATCGCGATATGGCATGATATATCGCGATATGGCACCATATGTCGCGATATGGAGTGATATGGTGTGATATGGCACGATATATCGCGATATGGCACCATATATCGTGACATGGCACCATATACCGCGATATGGCACCATATATCGCGATATGGCACCATATACATCGCGATATGGCACCATATATCGCGATATGGCATGATATATCGCGATATGGCACCATATATCACGATATGGCACGATATATATTGATATGGCACCATATATCGCGATATGGCACGCTATATCACGATATGGAGTGATATGGTGTGATATGGCACAATATATCGTGATATGGCACCATATATCGCGATATGGCACCATATATCGCGATATGGAGTGATATGGTGTGATATGGATTGATACGGTGGGATATGTCGCGATATGGCACAATATGTCGCGATATGGAACGATATATCGTGATATGGCACGATATATATTGATATGGCACCATATATCGCGATATGGAACAATATATCGCAATATGGCACGATATATCGCGATATGACACGATATATCACGATATTGAGTGATATGGTGTGATATGGCACGATATATCGTGATATGGCACCATACATCGCGATATGGAGTGATATGGTGTGATATGGCACGATATATCGCGATATGGCACCATATATTGCGATATGGCACCATATATCGCTATATGGCACCATATATATTGATATGGCACAATATATCGCGATATGGCACGATATATCGCGATATGGCACCATATATCATGATATGGCTCCATATATCGCGATATGGAGTGATATATCGCGATGTGGAGTGATATGGTGTGATATGGCACCATATATCGCGATATGGCACAATGTATCGTGATATGGCACCGTATATCGCGATATGGCACCATATATCGCGATATGGCACAATATATATCGCGATATGGCACAATATATCGCGACATGGCACGATATATCGTGAGATGGCACCATATATCACGATATGGAGTGATATGGTGTGATATGGCGTGATATGATGCGATATGGTGGCGCGATGCGGCACGATATGGTGTGATATGTCGCAATATATCGCAATATGTTACGATCTTTCACGATATGTCGCGATATGCCGCGATATGGTGTGATATGGCAGCACGATATGTCGTGATATGTCGCGACATGTCATGATATGGCACAATATATCACGATATGGGGCGATATGTTGTGATATGGCTTGATATGGTGTGATATGGCAGCACAATATAGCACGATATGGCTTGATGTGGTGTGATATGGCAGCACAATATAGCACGATATGGCTTGATGTGGTGTGATATGTCACGATATGTCACGATATGTCATGATATGTTGTGGTATGTCATGATATGTCATGATTTGGTGTGATATGGCGGCACGATATGTCATGATATGTCACAATATGTCGTGATATGTCATGATATGTCGTGATATGGTGTGATATGGAGTAATACGGCGGCACGATATGTCGTGATATGTCTTGATATGGTGTGATATGTCGTGATATGTCATGATATGGTGTGATATGTCGTTATATGTTGTGATATGGTGTGATATGGAGTGATACGGCGGCACGATATGTCGCGATATGTCACGATATATCGCAATATGTCATGATATGTCATAATATGTCGTGATATGGTGTGATATGGAGTGATATGGCGGCACGATATGTCGTGATATGTCACGATATGTCGCAATATGTTgtgatatgatatgatatgacGTGATATGTCATGATGTGGTGTGATATGGAGTGATACGGTGGCACGATATGTCGTGATATGTCACGATATGTCACGATATGTCACGATATGTCACGATATGTCGCGATATGTCATGATATGGTGTGATATGGCGGCATGATATGTCACAATATGTCGCGATATGTCATGATATGTCATAATATGTCGTGATATGGTGTGATATGGAGTGATATGGCGGCACGGTATGTTGTGATATGTCACGATATGTCGCAATATGTCGTGATATGTCATGATATGGTGTGATATGTCGTGATATGTCGTGATATGTCACGATATGTCACGATATGTCGCGATATGTCACGATATGTCACGATATGTCACGATATGTCGTGATATGTCACGATATGTCGCGATATGTCATGATATGGTGTGATATGTCGTTATATGTTGTGATATGGTGTGATATGGTGTGATATGGCGGCACGGTATGTCGTGATATGTCACGATATGTCGTGATATGGTGTTATATGTAGTGATATGTCGTGATATGGTGGCACGATATGTCGCGATATGTCGCGATATGTCGCGATATGTCACGATATATCGCGATCTGTCATGATATGTCATGATATGTTGTGATATGGTGTGACATGGTGTGATATGGCGGCATGATATGTCACAATATGTCACGATATGTCATGATATGTCGTGATATGGTGTGACATGGTATGATATGGCGGCACGGTATGTCGTAATATGTCACGATATGGTGATATGTCACGATATGTCGCGATATGTCATGATATGTCGTGATATGTCGTGATATGGTGTGACATGGTGTGATATGGAGTGATATGGCGGCACGATATGTCGCGATATGTCACGATATGTCGCGATATGTCACGATATATCGCGATATGTCATGATATGTCATGATATGTCACGATATGTCGCGATATGTTGTGATATGTCATGATATGGTGTGATATGGCGGCACGATATGGTGTGATATGTCATGATATGTCGTGATATGTCGTGATATGTCACAATATGTCATGATATGTCATGATATGTCGCAATATGGAGTGATATGGAGTGATATGGTGTGATATGGAGTGATATGTCGTGATATGGTGTGATATGGAGTGATACAGCGGCATGATATGTCGCGATATGTCACGATATGTCATGATATGTCACGATATGGAGTGATATGGCGGCACGGTATGTCGTGATATGTCACAATATGTTGTGATATGTCATGATATGGAGCGATATGTCATGATATGTCACGATATGTCGTGATATGTCACGATATGTCACGATATGTCGTGATATGTCACGATATGGTGTGATATGGCGGCACAATATGTCATGATATGTCACAATATGTCACAatatatcgcgatatatcaCGATATGTCGCGATATGTCACGATAttgccccccccgccccctatatcccccccatagcGCCATGCCTGGCTGCTGGAGCAGTTCCGCCTGGTCTACACGGTGTGTTACTGCGTCTCCCTGGTCTCGCTGCTCCTCGCCCtgatcctgctgctgctcttcaggtatggggcatctatggggcatctatggggcagcattgggtcctatggggcagcatggggcgctatggggcacctatggggcagcatggggtccaatggggctccattgggtcctatggggctccattggggtcctatgggggccattgggtcctatgggactcctatggggctcttatggggctcctttggggcatctatggggcagcactgggtcctatggggggtcattgggtcctatggggctccattgggtgctatggggcacctatAGGACACCTATGGGACACCCAAGGGTGCTATTGGGTcctatagggatcccatagcacccagtgctgccccataggacccatagacaccccatagcacccaatggagccccataggtgccccataggacccatagacaccccatagcacccataggtgccccataggagccccataggacccaatgctgccccatagcacccaatagtgccccatagtgcccaaTGGcaccctataggagccccatagcacccaatggagccccatagcacccaatggagccccataggacccatagacaccccatagcacccataggtgccccatagcacccaatggagccccatagcaccccattgGAGTCCCATAGGACCAATGGAGCCCCATAGGtgcccccataggacccatggagccccatagcacccaatgTGCCCCATAGGACCATAGACACCCATAACACCcaatgctgccccatagcacccaatgTGCCCATAGTGCCCAATGGCACAACCCTATAGGAAGTCCATAGCAcccaatggagccccataggacccatagacaccccatagcacccataggtgccccatagcacccaatggagccccatagcacccaatggagccccatagcccccataggaGCCACTTGTGGGTCTCTGTCCCCACAGACGCCTGCGCTGCACCCGGAACTACATCCACTCCAACCTGTTCCTGTCCTTCGTGCTCCGGGCAGCCGCCATCTTGACCCGGGACGCGCTGTTACATCGGCACCTTCGAcccggaaccggaaccggaactGGAACCGGAACCACCGACCCAATGCAGCTCCTCAGCCGCGAGGTGGGTGCCGCCATCTTGGTTCGGACGCCATCTTGGTTCTGGTGCCGCCATCTTGGTTCTGGTGCCGCCATCTTGGTtcggccgccatcttggttcCATAACCACCCTGATGCTGCCATCTTGGTTCTGGTGCCGCCATCTTGGGTCTGGTGCCGCCATCTTGGGTCTGGTGCCGCCATCTTGGTTCTGGTGCCGCCATCTTGGTTCTGGTGCAGCCATCTTGGTGCCGCCATCTTGGTTCGGATGCTATCTTGGTTCTGGTGCCGCCATCTTGGTTCTGGTGCCGCCATCTTGGTTCTGCCGCCATCTTGGTGCCGCCATCTTGTTGCCGACATCTTGGTTCGGACGCCATCTTGGTTTGGACGCCATCTTGGTTCTGgtgccgccatcttggatcgGACGCCATCTTGGTTCTGGTGCCGCCATCTTGGTTCAGCCGCCATCTTGGTTCTGGTGCTGCCATCTTGGTTTGGACGCCATCTTGTTGCTGCCATCTTGATTCGGACGCCATCTTGGTTTGGACGCCATCTTGGTTCGGCTGCCATCTTGGTTCTGGTGCCGCCATCTTGGTTCGGATGCCATCTTGGTGCCGCCATCTTGGTGCCGCCATCTTGGTTCTGGTGCCGCCATCTTGGTTCTGGTGCCGCCATCTTGGTTTGCCCGCCATCTTGTTGCCGCCATCTTGGTTCGGCCGCCATCTTGCTTCCACCACCATCTTGTTTCTACCCCCACCCTGATGCTGCCATCTTGATTCCACCTCCATCATCTTGGTGCCGCCATCTTGGTGCCGCCATCTTGGTGCCGCGGCCATCTTGGTTCTATCGCCATCTTGGTGCCGCCATCTTGGTtcggccgccatcttggtttGGCCACCATCTTGATGCCGCCATCTTGGTTTTATCGCCATCTTGGTGCCGCCATCTTGGTGCCGCCATCTTGGTTCGGCCGCCATCTTGTTGCCGCCATCTTGATTCCACCTCCATCTTGGTGCCGCCATCTTGTTTCTACCCCCACCCTGATGCCTCCATCTTGTTCCTCCCCCCATTTTGTCCCCCCCAGGAGGTGGCCGGGTGCCGCCTGGCTCAGGCCATGACCCAGTACTGCGTGGGGGCCAACTATGGCTGGTTGTTGGCCGAGGGGCTGTTCCTGCACAAGCTGTTGGTCCTCGCCACCTTCTCCGGCGACCgctgccttcctgccttcctgctgctgggatggggtgagctgccccatagccccatagccccatagccccatatcctatagccccatagccccatatactatagccccatatcccatatcccccaatcccatatcccatatcctataccccatatcccatatcccatatcccatatcccccaatcccatatcccatacccatatcccatatcccatatatcccacatcccatatccatatatcccatatcccatacccatATCCCATATGCCacatcccataccccatatcccataccccataccccatatcccatatcccatatcccatatcccatatcccataccccacatcccacatcccatatcccatatcccatatcccatacccatatcccataccccatatcccataccccatatcccatatcccatatcccatacccatatcccatatcccatatcctatatcccatatcccatatcctacatcccatatcccatatatcccatatcccatatcccatatcccatacccatatcccataccccatatcccatatcccataccccatggccccataccccatatcccaccccatatccccccacaggAGCCCCCATTCTCTTTGTGGTCCCGTGGGTCGTGATGCGTTACCTCTATGAGAACGAAGGGTGAgtccaccccatatcccacccgataacccccatatcccccctttATCGCCCCTAATAGTCCCCCTTATATACCCCCGCATTATCCCCAGTATCCTCCCATctcctatatccccccatatccaccccatatcccatNNNNNNNNNNNNNNNNNNNNNNNNNNNNNNNNNNNNNNNNNNNNNNNNNNNNNNNNNNNNNNNNNNNNNNNNNNNNNNNNNNNNNNNNNNNNNNNNNNNNNNNNNNNNNNNNNNNNNNNNNNNNNNNNNNNNNNNNNNNNNNNNNNNNNNNNNNNNNNNNNNNNNNNNNNNNNNNNNNNNNNNNNNNNNNNNNNNNNNNNNNNNNNNNNNNNNNNNNNNNNNNNNNNNNNNNNNNNNNNNNNNNNNNNNNNNNNNNNNNNNNNNNNNNNNNNNNNNNNNNNNNNNNNNNNNNNNNNNNNNNNNNNNNNNNNNNNNNNNNNNNNNNNNNNNNNNNNNNNNNNNNNNNNNNNNNNNNNNNNNNNNNNNNNNNNNNNNNNNNNNNNNNNNNNNNNNNNNNNNNNNNNNNNNNNNNNNNNNNNNNNNNNNNNNNNNNNNNNNNNNNNNNNNNNNNNNNNNNNNNNNNNNNNNNNNNNNNNNNNNNNNNNNNNNNNNNNNNNNNNNNNNNNNNNNNNNNNNNNNNNNNNNNNNNNNNNNNNNNNNNNNNNNNNNNNNNNNNNNNNNNNNNNNNNNNNNNNNNNNNNNNNNNNNNNNNNNNNNNNNNNNNNNNNNNNNNNNNNNNNNNNNNNNNNNNNNNNNNNNNNNNNNNNNNNNNNNNNNNNNNNNNNNNNNNNNNNNNNNNNNNNNNNNNNNNNNNNNNNNNNNNNNNNNNNNNNNNNNNNNNNNNNNNNNNNNNNNNNNNNNNNNNNNNNNNNNNNNNNNNNNNNNNNNNNNNNNNNNNNNNNNNNNNNNNNNNNNNNNNNNNNNNNNNNNNNNNNNNNNNNNNNNNNNNNNNNNNNNNNNNNNNNNNNNNNNNNNNNNNNNNNNNNNNNNNNNNNNNNNNNNNNNNNNNNNNNNNNNNNNNNNNNNNNNNNNNNNNNNNNNNNNNNNNNNNNNNNNNNNNNNNNNNNNNNNNNNNNNNNNNNNNNNNNNNNNNNNNNNNNNNNNNNNNNNNNNNNNNNNNNNNNNNNNNNNNNNNNNNNNNNNNNNNNNNNNNNNNNNNNNNNNNNNNNNNNNNNNNNNNNNNNNNNNNNNNNNNNNNNNNNNNNNNNNNNNNNNNNNNNNNNNNNNNNNNNNNNNNNNNNNNNNNNNNNNNNNNNNNNNNNNNNNNNNNNNNNNNNNNNNNNNNNNNNNNNNNNNNNNNNNNNNNNNNNNNNNNNNNNNNNNNNNNNNNNNNNNNNNNNNNNNNNNNNNNNNNNNNNNNNNNNNNNNNNNNNNNNNNNNNNNNNNNNNNNNNNNNNNNNNNNNNNNNNNNNNNNNNNNNNNNNNNNNNNNNNNNNNNNNNNNNNNNNNNNNNNNNNNNNNNNNNNNNNNNNNNNNNNNNNNNNNNNNNNNNNNNNNNNNNNNNNNNNNNNNNNNNNNNNNNNNNNNNNNNNNNNNNNNNNNNNNNNNNNNNNNNNNNNNNNNNNNNNNNNNNNNNNNNNNNNNNNNNNNNNNNNNNNNNNNNNNNNNNNNNNNNNNNNNNNNNNNNNNNNNNNNNNNNNNNNNNNNNNNNNNNNNNNNNNNNNNNNNNNNNNNNNNNNNNNNNNNNNNNNNNNNNNNNNNNNNNNNNNNNNNNNNNNNNNNNNNNNNNNNNNNNNNNNNNNNNNNNNNNNNNNNNNNNNNNNNNNNNNNNNNNNNNNNNNNNNNNNNNNNNNNNNNNNNNNNNNNNNNNNNNNNNNNNNNNNNNNNNNNNNNNNNNNNNNNNNNNNNNNNNNNNNNNNNNNNNNNNNNNNNNNNNNNNNNNNNNNNNNNNNNNNNNNNNNNNNNNNNNNNNNNNNNNNNNNNNNNNNNNNNNNNNNNNNNNNNNNNNNNNNNNNNNNNNNNNNNNNNNNNNNNNNNNNNNNNNNNNNNNNNNNNNNNNNNNNNNNNNNNNNNNNNNNNNNNNNNNNNNNNNNNNNNNNNNNNNNNNNNNNNNNNNNNNNNNNNNNNNNNNNNNNNNNNNNNNNNNNNNNNNNNNNNNNNNNNNNNNNNNNNNNNNNNNNNNNNNNNNNNNNNNNNNNNNNNNNNNNNNNNNNNNNNNNNNNNNNNNNNNNNNNNNNNNNNNNNNNNNNNNNNNNNNNNNNNNNNNNNNNNNNNNNNNNNNNNNNNNNNNNNNNNNNNNNNNNNNNNNNNNNNNNNNNNNNNNNNNNNNNNNNNNNNNNNNNNNNNNNNNNNNNNNNNNNNNNNN
The genomic region above belongs to Coturnix japonica isolate 7356 unplaced genomic scaffold, Coturnix japonica 2.1 chrUnrandom692, whole genome shotgun sequence and contains:
- the LOC107307594 gene encoding LOW QUALITY PROTEIN: gastric inhibitory polypeptide receptor-like (The sequence of the model RefSeq protein was modified relative to this genomic sequence to represent the inferred CDS: inserted 1 base in 1 codon) — its product is MLAVQGGLVVRRCGPDGQWVTDGSGRTWRDHSQCEDTEMEAPLQRHAWLLEQFRLVYTVCYCVSLVSLLLALILLLLFRRLRCTRNYIHSNLFLSFVLRAAAILTRDALLHRHLRPGTGTGTGTGTTDPMQLLSREEVAGCRLAQAMTQYCVGANYGWLLAEGLFLHKLLVLATFSGDRCLPAFLLLGWGAPILFVVPWVVMRYLYENEGYVRTPHLMPPPPHLTDPPPIMKVGLINPDRIIPLLGGLVVSVLYCFVNKEVQAEVRRGWQRCRLAASCPPHPTRGPPRGPPRGPNRYMAVGGGSHPHPTPQDTAGXPLAESCC